A genomic region of Thermodesulfobium narugense DSM 14796 contains the following coding sequences:
- a CDS encoding prepilin peptidase, translating into MDFVVVIICGAVFGSFLNMLIYRLPREQSILSPPSRCPKCGSFLKWYMNIPILSYIFLGGKCFYCKETIPIRYLIVEILEVMIFLVCYLDWGFSLEFLLHAWFFTASLGIFFTDLETLLIPDSFSLLSLIPAIGIAALRGNLVESLAVAAGVFLLFYGVSIITNGGMGGGDTKYSASMSCFLGVFHSLFGLFTAFLLGSVIGIIFRILGIIKRGEPIPFGPFLVLGCLFSYGFGDYFIRLYLSLF; encoded by the coding sequence ATGGACTTTGTTGTAGTTATTATTTGCGGGGCTGTGTTTGGTAGCTTTTTAAACATGCTTATTTATAGACTTCCTAGAGAACAATCAATACTAAGCCCACCGTCTCGATGTCCTAAGTGTGGCAGTTTCCTAAAGTGGTATATGAATATTCCTATTTTGTCATATATATTTTTAGGTGGAAAGTGCTTTTATTGTAAGGAAACTATACCAATAAGATATCTAATAGTAGAAATTTTAGAAGTTATGATTTTCTTAGTATGTTATTTAGATTGGGGATTTAGTTTGGAATTTCTTTTACATGCCTGGTTTTTTACAGCCTCACTCGGAATATTTTTTACAGATCTTGAAACTCTTTTGATTCCAGATTCTTTTTCTTTGTTATCTTTGATTCCTGCTATAGGAATTGCTGCTCTTCGAGGTAACCTTGTAGAATCACTTGCTGTTGCTGCTGGCGTATTTTTACTTTTCTATGGAGTTTCTATAATTACAAATGGTGGAATGGGTGGAGGAGATACAAAGTATTCCGCGTCAATGTCTTGTTTTTTAGGCGTATTTCATTCTTTATTCGGTTTGTTTACGGCGTTTTTGCTTGGCAGCGTAATTGGCATCATTTTTAGAATTCTTGGCATTATTAAAAGAGGTGAACCTATACCATTTGGTCCATTTTTAGTTTTGGGTTGTTTGTTTTCGTATGGTTTTGGAGATTATTTCATTCGTTTATATCTTTCTTTATTTTAG
- a CDS encoding phospholipase D-like domain-containing protein produces MKKLAIILFPLLFVFILSGCNNTVTKENINTSAQSTTEEISPKSVELFFPRENENPVPVLVNLYKNAKKKIDVAIYSFTQPEILKALTNAKKRGIEVRVIVDREQSDNNVMKHAINTLLIDKIPVKVNIHTGLMHLKMSIIDDSIATTGSYNYTKSATETNDEMFVVVKDPAFAKKCEDYFNRMWNDNINFRSLTL; encoded by the coding sequence ATGAAAAAATTAGCGATCATTTTATTCCCTTTACTTTTTGTATTTATTTTATCAGGTTGTAACAATACTGTAACAAAAGAAAACATCAATACGTCAGCACAATCTACAACAGAAGAAATAAGTCCAAAATCAGTTGAATTGTTTTTTCCAAGAGAAAATGAAAATCCTGTACCAGTTTTAGTTAATCTTTACAAAAATGCAAAGAAAAAGATCGATGTAGCAATATATAGCTTTACACAACCAGAAATTTTAAAAGCATTAACTAATGCTAAAAAAAGAGGTATTGAAGTAAGGGTGATAGTTGACAGGGAACAATCAGATAATAATGTAATGAAACACGCCATAAATACCTTGTTAATTGATAAAATTCCTGTTAAAGTAAATATCCATACTGGACTTATGCATTTAAAAATGAGCATAATAGACGATTCTATAGCCACTACAGGAAGCTACAATTATACAAAATCTGCAACAGAAACTAATGATGAAATGTTTGTAGTTGTTAAGGATCCGGCTTTCGCAAAAAAGTGTGAAGACTATTTCAATAGAATGTGGAACGACAATATAAATTTTAGAAGCCTTACCCTTTAA
- a CDS encoding anaerobic ribonucleoside-triphosphate reductase activating protein → MFKGWIKLSFIDYPDKLSTVLFTERCNFRCPYCHNFDLVLPNNLETINIDEILSFLEKRRKKLDAVVISGGEPLLHGKELEDFIKKVREMGFLIKIDTNGSFPEKVFDWDRRGLVDLWAVDFKVPFERYDLVQGDGEKAKATIRYLLEKNTTSAYELRTTIFPRFHSIEVLTKMLFEIEGANLWYWQNFRNDRTLDESAALVEPYSKDILKEWKSRLEVFKKVGKIIIR, encoded by the coding sequence TTGTTTAAAGGGTGGATTAAACTCTCTTTTATAGATTATCCTGACAAGCTCTCTACTGTTCTTTTTACTGAAAGATGCAATTTTAGATGTCCATATTGCCATAATTTTGATCTCGTTTTGCCCAACAATTTAGAAACTATTAATATTGATGAAATTTTAAGTTTTCTTGAGAAAAGAAGAAAAAAATTAGATGCAGTGGTCATATCTGGTGGAGAACCACTTCTACATGGCAAAGAGTTGGAGGATTTTATAAAAAAAGTCAGGGAAATGGGCTTTTTAATTAAAATTGATACAAATGGCTCTTTCCCTGAAAAGGTTTTTGATTGGGATAGAAGGGGTTTGGTAGATCTTTGGGCGGTTGATTTTAAGGTACCATTTGAAAGATATGACTTGGTACAGGGAGATGGAGAGAAGGCAAAAGCTACCATTCGTTATCTTTTAGAAAAAAATACTACTTCAGCTTATGAACTTCGTACTACGATTTTTCCAAGGTTTCATAGTATTGAAGTCTTAACAAAAATGCTTTTCGAAATTGAAGGAGCTAATTTGTGGTATTGGCAAAATTTTAGAAATGATAGAACGCTTGATGAGAGTGCAGCTTTGGTTGAGCCTTATAGCAAGGATATATTGAAAGAATGGAAAAGTAGATTAGAAGTATTTAAAAAGGTGGGAAAGATTATAATTAGATAG
- a CDS encoding aminotransferase-like domain-containing protein → MWTERMAKRTNLFESSVVRELLKLTAKKDLISFAGGLPGPETFPVEEFREASNKVLKDNGIQALQYTITEGYPPLREFLASYLSKKGIKCSVKNILLTNGSQQALDLIAKVMCDPGDYILLEEPSYLGAIQAFTAYETKFATIPIDKNGTLTNLLEEKINKYNPKFVYLLPNFHNPAGVTLSLDRRKEVIEVANKTGALIIEDDPYGDLRYTGESLSPIKSFDTNENVIYLGTFSKILSPGVRIGWIVAPDSIMIKLVEAKQGTDLCSSPFIHMVVYELCRNNILETQIPKIKKIYGERCKLMLDAIAKYFPEGSDWTKPEGGLFIWAQLQEKYNTKELFTKAIEKNVAYVPGFCFYANGGGESTMRLNFSNAQNDMIEVGIKRLSEIF, encoded by the coding sequence ATGTGGACTGAAAGAATGGCAAAAAGAACAAATTTATTTGAAAGTTCTGTCGTAAGAGAACTATTAAAGCTTACAGCCAAGAAGGATTTAATATCCTTTGCAGGCGGTTTGCCTGGTCCAGAAACATTTCCTGTTGAAGAATTTAGAGAAGCATCAAACAAAGTTCTTAAAGATAACGGAATACAAGCCTTGCAGTATACCATTACCGAAGGATATCCTCCTCTAAGAGAATTTTTAGCCTCATATCTTTCAAAAAAGGGCATAAAATGTAGTGTAAAAAATATACTTCTTACCAACGGATCTCAGCAGGCACTTGACCTAATAGCAAAGGTAATGTGCGATCCTGGTGATTATATACTTTTAGAAGAACCGTCATATCTTGGAGCAATACAGGCATTTACAGCTTATGAAACAAAATTTGCTACCATACCAATAGATAAAAATGGCACATTAACAAATTTGCTAGAAGAAAAGATAAACAAATACAACCCAAAATTTGTTTATCTTTTACCAAACTTTCACAACCCAGCAGGGGTCACGCTGTCACTTGATAGAAGAAAAGAAGTGATAGAGGTTGCTAATAAAACAGGCGCTTTAATAATTGAAGACGATCCTTATGGCGATTTGAGATATACAGGAGAAAGCCTTAGTCCAATAAAATCATTTGATACAAACGAAAACGTCATTTATTTAGGGACATTTTCAAAAATTTTATCTCCTGGCGTAAGAATTGGTTGGATAGTAGCACCAGATAGTATAATGATAAAGTTAGTTGAGGCAAAGCAAGGTACAGATCTTTGTTCAAGTCCTTTTATTCACATGGTAGTTTATGAGTTGTGTAGAAACAACATTCTTGAAACCCAGATCCCAAAAATTAAGAAGATTTATGGCGAAAGATGTAAATTGATGTTAGATGCTATAGCAAAATATTTTCCAGAGGGATCTGATTGGACTAAACCTGAGGGCGGCCTTTTTATCTGGGCACAATTGCAGGAAAAGTACAATACTAAAGAATTATTTACCAAAGCTATTGAAAAAAACGTAGCATATGTTCCAGGATTTTGTTTCTATGCTAATGGAGGCGGAGAAAGCACGATGAGATTGAACTTTTCTAACGCTCAAAACGATATGATAGAAGTCGGAATTAAGAGATTATCGGAAATTTTCTAA
- a CDS encoding aspartate aminotransferase family protein, which translates to MKAEEWIELEHMVHLQTYKRYPVVLASGEGVYLKDIEDRKYLDFIGGISVCSLGHSHPEIAEILHKQAHTLIHASNLFYHPNQILLAKKLVDISGLGKVFFCNSGAEANEGALKIARAYHFSKGNPEKNKFLAFEGSFHGRTFGALSVTGQEKYQEPFRPLVPGVVFGPMNDLDKFLDILENEENLAAIIMETMPVEGMGVFVLPKKFLKRVREICDQRDILLILDEVQAGIARTGKMFCYEHYEITPDIVSLAKGLGTGVPIGAVLAKDSVASHLKHGQHATTFGGSPLICSVGLKVFEIIERDKIVEHVAKLGKLADEVFDKWLKEGLLKDYRGMGLLWGIDPVKKTEEVFNRAFELGLLVNMLGTNTLRIAPPLIISNEEFEKGLNILELALK; encoded by the coding sequence ATGAAAGCTGAAGAGTGGATAGAACTGGAACACATGGTTCATTTGCAAACTTATAAAAGATATCCTGTAGTTTTAGCAAGCGGTGAGGGAGTATATCTAAAAGATATTGAGGATAGGAAATATCTTGATTTTATTGGTGGTATATCAGTATGTTCACTTGGTCACTCCCATCCAGAAATTGCAGAGATTCTCCATAAACAAGCTCATACTTTGATTCATGCGAGCAATTTATTCTATCACCCAAATCAGATTCTTCTTGCAAAGAAGTTAGTAGACATTTCCGGCTTGGGGAAGGTATTTTTTTGTAATTCCGGAGCAGAAGCAAATGAAGGTGCTCTGAAAATAGCTAGAGCTTATCACTTTTCCAAAGGCAATCCTGAAAAGAATAAATTTCTTGCCTTTGAAGGGTCATTTCATGGTAGAACTTTTGGTGCTCTCTCTGTAACAGGTCAAGAAAAATATCAAGAACCATTTAGACCGCTTGTTCCCGGAGTGGTATTTGGCCCTATGAACGACTTGGATAAGTTTTTAGATATATTAGAAAATGAAGAGAATTTAGCGGCTATAATAATGGAAACTATGCCAGTTGAGGGTATGGGAGTTTTCGTTTTACCGAAAAAATTCTTGAAGAGAGTCAGAGAAATATGTGATCAAAGAGATATTTTGCTTATCTTAGATGAAGTACAAGCAGGTATAGCTAGAACTGGGAAGATGTTTTGTTATGAACACTATGAGATAACACCTGACATTGTAAGTCTTGCAAAGGGATTGGGAACAGGTGTTCCTATAGGTGCAGTATTAGCGAAGGATAGTGTGGCGTCGCATTTGAAGCATGGACAACACGCCACTACTTTTGGTGGATCTCCTTTGATCTGCTCTGTAGGCCTAAAGGTTTTTGAGATTATAGAGAGAGATAAAATTGTTGAACATGTAGCAAAATTAGGAAAGTTGGCTGATGAAGTTTTTGATAAATGGTTGAAAGAGGGATTATTAAAAGATTATAGGGGTATGGGTCTTCTTTGGGGAATTGATCCGGTAAAGAAGACTGAAGAAGTTTTCAATAGAGCATTTGAATTGGGACTACTTGTTAATATGTTAGGGACTAATACTTTAAGAATTGCTCCACCTTTGATTATTTCAAATGAGGAATTTGAAAAAGGCTTAAATATACTTGAATTAGCTTTAAAATAA
- a CDS encoding LutC/YkgG family protein yields the protein MQTVLWDEKFSAIVEKGSFDDFKRRAEAVSSEVYLTNLKDAKKIFYEIFKRENAKNIIAFKSELIDNLEIDKISKDMNINLFFEGGKKEASIADIGISEMECALAETGSVIEWSYPVWKRLVSAMPNVHIALVRSGRIVKDFETLFEILKEKFESGHISFITGPSRTADIERVLTIGVHGPSKLVVIFVEEEM from the coding sequence ATGCAGACTGTTTTATGGGATGAAAAATTTAGTGCTATAGTTGAAAAAGGTTCTTTTGATGATTTTAAAAGGAGAGCTGAAGCGGTATCTTCTGAAGTTTATCTCACAAATTTAAAGGATGCGAAAAAAATTTTCTATGAGATCTTTAAAAGAGAAAACGCCAAAAATATTATTGCCTTTAAATCAGAATTAATTGATAACCTCGAAATTGATAAGATTTCAAAAGATATGAACATAAATTTATTTTTCGAAGGTGGAAAGAAAGAGGCAAGCATTGCTGATATTGGTATTTCTGAAATGGAATGCGCTTTAGCCGAAACTGGGTCTGTCATAGAGTGGTCATATCCAGTATGGAAGAGACTGGTTTCTGCAATGCCAAACGTTCATATAGCCCTTGTAAGATCAGGCAGAATCGTAAAGGATTTTGAAACGCTTTTTGAAATCCTTAAGGAAAAGTTTGAAAGTGGTCATATAAGCTTCATAACAGGGCCTAGCAGGACTGCAGATATTGAAAGGGTTTTAACTATTGGCGTGCATGGTCCAAGCAAGTTAGTGGTGATTTTTGTTGAGGAGGAAATGTAA
- the wbaP gene encoding undecaprenyl-phosphate galactose phosphotransferase WbaP, producing MKIFKSNLILILILIFTDLFSFYLSLFLAYEIRYILFYLLPGKLVPMSFPLSSFIKMWWMPTITIVLIWTTNLYTKRLPFWIEASSLIKILTLNSVLIFAMVSLGKLLDEVSRGVLILFWLISLFLFPLIRLVVKLTLFNFDLFKERILFLGAGKTAKDSASGLIRDKYLGYYLVGFLDDDRNKWGNLLEICGKNYKVFGSINHFKKFVKKLKISTIIIAIPSLDAQSSSKLVGKVQLLVNKVIVVPDFKGVALLNSELLTLFDQRLFLISIKNNLKSKTSQIVKRIFDLTLCLASSWLIIPIIIIIAILIKRDSNGPIFFIQDRVGKHGKPFKCIKFRSMVLNSDEILNDYLNRYPEKKLEWQKFKKIKGFDPRVTKFGRFLRKTSLDELPQILNVIKGEMSLVGPRPYLFSEVYEMQDYKETILLTVPGITGLWQISGRSELNFNERLNIDVWYILNWSVWLDLEILFKTLVVVVKREGAY from the coding sequence ATGAAAATTTTTAAAAGCAATCTTATATTGATATTAATTTTAATATTTACAGATCTTTTTTCTTTTTATTTAAGTTTATTTTTAGCTTACGAAATCAGATATATACTTTTTTATCTTTTGCCTGGAAAACTTGTTCCCATGTCATTCCCATTATCTTCTTTCATAAAAATGTGGTGGATGCCTACCATAACAATAGTTCTTATATGGACTACAAACCTATATACAAAAAGACTACCCTTCTGGATTGAGGCCTCAAGCTTAATTAAGATTCTTACACTAAATTCAGTTTTGATATTTGCCATGGTATCTTTGGGAAAACTTCTTGATGAAGTTTCAAGAGGCGTACTTATACTTTTTTGGCTAATTAGCCTATTTTTGTTCCCTTTAATAAGGTTAGTAGTGAAATTAACTTTATTCAACTTTGACTTATTTAAAGAAAGAATACTATTTTTGGGAGCAGGAAAAACTGCAAAAGACAGCGCCTCTGGCTTAATAAGAGACAAATATCTAGGATATTATCTTGTAGGCTTTTTAGATGATGATAGAAATAAATGGGGAAATTTGCTAGAAATATGCGGCAAAAACTATAAAGTCTTTGGTAGCATTAATCACTTTAAAAAATTTGTGAAGAAATTGAAAATTTCTACTATTATAATAGCCATTCCATCACTTGATGCTCAATCATCTTCAAAACTTGTTGGCAAGGTGCAATTATTAGTAAACAAGGTCATAGTAGTTCCAGATTTCAAAGGCGTTGCACTTTTAAATTCTGAATTATTAACTCTTTTTGATCAAAGATTGTTTTTAATTAGTATAAAAAACAATTTAAAATCCAAAACTAGCCAGATTGTAAAAAGAATATTTGATTTAACGTTGTGTCTAGCTTCTTCGTGGTTAATTATACCTATTATAATTATAATAGCAATATTGATCAAAAGAGATTCAAATGGACCAATATTTTTTATTCAAGACCGCGTTGGAAAGCACGGCAAACCTTTCAAGTGTATAAAATTTAGATCAATGGTATTAAATTCTGACGAGATATTAAACGATTATCTTAATAGATATCCAGAAAAAAAATTAGAGTGGCAAAAATTCAAAAAGATTAAGGGATTTGACCCAAGAGTTACAAAATTTGGCAGATTTCTTAGAAAAACTTCTCTTGATGAACTTCCTCAAATTTTAAATGTCATCAAAGGTGAGATGAGCCTTGTAGGACCAAGACCATATTTGTTTTCTGAAGTTTACGAAATGCAAGACTATAAGGAAACAATACTTCTTACAGTTCCTGGCATTACAGGTCTGTGGCAAATCTCTGGCAGAAGTGAACTTAATTTTAATGAAAGGTTAAATATTGATGTATGGTATATTTTAAATTGGTCTGTTTGGCTTGATTTAGAAATATTATTTAAAACTTTAGTAGTCGTAGTCAAAAGAGAAGGAGCATATTAA
- a CDS encoding HypC/HybG/HupF family hydrogenase formation chaperone yields the protein MCLAVPMKVKSIENDMATVDYMGTETKACTAFLPEVKVGDYVLVHAGFAMEVLDEESALEALKLWKELEELSFEKKEPKLVEEKSIELA from the coding sequence ATGTGTCTAGCTGTTCCAATGAAAGTCAAATCGATTGAAAACGACATGGCCACTGTCGACTATATGGGGACAGAAACCAAAGCTTGTACAGCTTTTTTGCCAGAAGTTAAAGTGGGAGATTACGTACTGGTACATGCAGGTTTTGCAATGGAAGTTCTTGATGAAGAATCAGCACTTGAAGCCTTAAAATTATGGAAAGAACTTGAAGAGTTATCTTTTGAAAAAAAAGAACCAAAATTAGTCGAGGAAAAAAGCATTGAATTGGCTTGA
- a CDS encoding ribonucleoside triphosphate reductase has product MKCPYCDSNESKVIDTRFVEESGVIRRKRECLSCGKRFITHEIYEEGSKKDINNNSDETVIFSPEYVKKRDGRVVPFDIFRIERAIAKAFKAVGEHLGAEKELAARVSKKLYRQYKEQEVVDIERIQDVVEEVLIENGFAKVAKAYILYRRKRQEARENLSCAVDIEHIIQDYLHQEDWRTNENSNTTYSYPGLVLHAAGSVMAHYTLNRIYPDEVKDAHVNADMHIHDLSYGITAYCAGWSLEDLLREGFGGVPGKVAAGPAKHLSALTGQMVNFLGTMQMEFAGAQAFNSVDTFLAPFVRADGLDYKNVKQIIQQMVFAMNVPSRWGSQPPFINFTFDWTVPEDMKDRPVIIGGKECPEYGTYGDYQKEMDMINRAYIEVMLEGDYDGRIFSFPIPTYNITSNFPWESENTDLLFDLTAKYGVPYFQNFINSDLKPSDIRSMCCRLQLDLKELRKRCGGLFGSGDKTGSIGVVTINLPRIGYLSKSESEFFARLDKIMNLAKTSLEIKRKVVERNLKNGLLPYTKRYLGSFSNHFSTIGLVGMNEACLNFLGTSIATEKGKSFAVKVLKHMREKLASYQEETGNLYNLEATPAEGTSYRLARHDKKRYPDIITSGESEPYYTNSTHLPVNYTEDPFEVMDHQEELQKLYTGGTVIHAFLPESPTPEAAKQFIKKAFENYSFPYLTLTPTFSICPSHGYIAGEHFTCPKCNQETEVYSRVVGYYRPVRMWNKGKKEEFRNRVEYDINKYSIHRLVVR; this is encoded by the coding sequence ATGAAATGTCCATATTGTGATTCAAACGAATCTAAAGTTATAGACACTCGATTTGTAGAAGAAAGTGGGGTTATAAGAAGGAAGAGGGAATGTCTTTCTTGTGGAAAGAGATTTATTACTCATGAAATTTACGAAGAAGGTTCGAAAAAAGATATAAATAACAATTCTGATGAAACTGTGATATTTTCTCCTGAATATGTAAAGAAAAGAGATGGCAGAGTTGTTCCTTTTGATATTTTTAGAATTGAAAGGGCAATAGCGAAAGCTTTTAAAGCTGTTGGAGAACACCTGGGAGCAGAAAAAGAATTAGCCGCCAGAGTTTCTAAGAAGCTCTATCGTCAATATAAAGAACAAGAAGTAGTAGATATAGAAAGGATTCAAGACGTTGTTGAAGAGGTTTTGATAGAGAATGGTTTTGCAAAAGTTGCAAAGGCTTATATTCTTTATAGAAGAAAGAGACAAGAAGCTAGGGAAAATCTTTCTTGTGCTGTAGATATAGAACACATAATTCAAGATTATCTTCACCAGGAAGATTGGAGAACAAATGAGAACTCTAATACTACATACTCGTATCCAGGGTTAGTTCTTCACGCAGCAGGATCTGTCATGGCACACTATACTTTGAATCGTATTTATCCGGATGAGGTAAAAGATGCTCATGTAAACGCAGATATGCATATTCACGATTTGTCTTATGGTATTACAGCTTATTGCGCAGGATGGTCTTTGGAAGATCTTCTAAGAGAAGGTTTTGGTGGTGTCCCTGGCAAAGTTGCAGCAGGTCCAGCAAAACACCTTTCAGCTCTTACTGGACAAATGGTTAATTTTCTTGGCACAATGCAGATGGAATTTGCAGGCGCACAGGCCTTTAATTCTGTGGATACCTTTCTTGCACCATTTGTAAGGGCTGATGGTTTGGATTATAAAAATGTAAAGCAGATAATTCAGCAAATGGTTTTTGCAATGAACGTGCCTTCTAGATGGGGGTCTCAACCTCCTTTTATTAACTTTACTTTTGACTGGACTGTTCCTGAAGACATGAAGGACAGACCTGTTATAATAGGGGGGAAAGAATGCCCTGAATATGGTACTTACGGCGATTATCAGAAAGAAATGGACATGATAAATAGAGCATATATAGAAGTAATGCTGGAAGGCGATTACGATGGTAGAATATTTTCATTCCCAATTCCTACATACAACATTACTAGCAATTTTCCATGGGAAAGCGAAAATACTGATCTTTTGTTTGATTTGACAGCAAAATATGGTGTTCCATACTTTCAGAATTTTATAAACTCTGATCTTAAACCTTCTGATATCAGAAGCATGTGTTGCAGACTACAATTAGATCTAAAAGAGCTCAGAAAAAGGTGTGGTGGGCTTTTTGGATCTGGAGATAAAACTGGATCAATTGGTGTAGTAACTATCAATTTGCCAAGGATTGGATATCTTTCTAAGAGCGAAAGCGAATTTTTTGCAAGGCTTGACAAGATTATGAACCTTGCTAAAACTTCTCTTGAAATAAAGAGAAAGGTAGTAGAAAGAAATCTTAAAAATGGTTTGTTGCCTTATACTAAAAGATATTTAGGATCATTTTCCAATCACTTTTCTACAATTGGTCTTGTAGGGATGAACGAAGCTTGCTTAAATTTTTTGGGAACATCTATTGCTACCGAAAAGGGGAAAAGTTTTGCTGTCAAAGTTCTAAAGCATATGAGAGAAAAATTGGCTAGTTATCAAGAAGAAACTGGTAATTTATATAACTTAGAAGCTACTCCTGCAGAAGGAACGTCTTATAGACTTGCAAGACACGACAAAAAGAGATATCCAGATATTATTACATCTGGAGAAAGCGAACCATATTATACGAATTCAACTCATTTGCCTGTAAATTATACAGAAGATCCATTTGAGGTAATGGATCATCAGGAAGAACTACAAAAGCTTTATACAGGCGGCACAGTTATTCATGCTTTTTTGCCAGAATCTCCTACTCCTGAGGCTGCGAAACAGTTTATAAAAAAGGCATTTGAAAATTATTCCTTCCCCTACCTTACGCTTACGCCTACTTTTTCTATATGTCCATCTCATGGATATATTGCGGGAGAACACTTTACGTGTCCAAAGTGCAATCAAGAAACAGAAGTATATTCAAGGGTAGTAGGGTATTATAGACCTGTAAGGATGTGGAATAAGGGCAAGAAAGAAGAATTTAGAAATAGAGTAGAGTATGATATTAACAAATATTCTATTCATAGATTGGTAGTTAGATAA
- a CDS encoding CPBP family intramembrane glutamic endopeptidase, with translation MDHNDIEKSEELKILLLTVSELMFAIVAILALRFLDHPIYFSTTKTVIFISTTIGGSLFILTYFLSRKFDFIKDMGNQIQSFVFKDIGALEIFYLAMLSSFCEEIFFRGLLQILFDVPFAALVFGLFHMSEWTNKGMANAMYLAFLGLCFGLLYNYTNTITAPIIAHFSVKFCIGIANYWLDPNKL, from the coding sequence ATGGATCACAATGACATAGAAAAATCAGAAGAATTAAAGATTCTCCTATTAACTGTTAGCGAACTAATGTTTGCAATAGTTGCAATTCTTGCTCTCAGATTTCTTGATCATCCAATTTATTTTAGCACTACCAAAACAGTAATTTTTATTTCTACAACTATTGGGGGTTCTCTTTTTATTCTTACATACTTTCTTAGCAGAAAATTCGACTTCATTAAGGATATGGGGAACCAAATACAATCCTTTGTATTTAAAGATATTGGGGCACTTGAAATTTTCTATCTTGCAATGCTATCTTCATTCTGTGAAGAAATTTTTTTTAGAGGACTTTTACAAATACTTTTCGACGTTCCTTTTGCTGCCTTAGTATTTGGATTGTTTCATATGTCAGAGTGGACTAACAAGGGCATGGCAAATGCAATGTACCTAGCATTCTTAGGACTTTGTTTTGGTCTTTTGTACAATTATACAAATACTATCACAGCCCCCATAATAGCTCACTTTTCTGTAAAATTTTGTATTGGTATTGCAAATTACTGGCTCGACCCCAATAAGCTCTAA